A single region of the Acidobacteriota bacterium genome encodes:
- a CDS encoding mandelate racemase/muconate lactonizing enzyme family protein, translating into MKITGLKTYMFNVPTGSPPPRKGVRRSIASTFKTWLFLKIETDTELSGWGEGSIEWLSPVIRTTLEGWRELLVGQDPLNVVALCDDISDRLPWKGGPVLGTALAAVNMALYDIAGKAWGVPVYQILGGRKRDRIRVYHGGISFESVQEAVAKARAAVASGVRGLKGNPLEMRTWPMDRAALDECVRIVAAVREEVGPEIDLMLDTHGSPNPALAIAFAEAVAPYKPLFLEEPCKVGSIAALKEISARSPVPIATGEKFFSYREFKEVIDARACAFLQPDLSHAFGITQFLAVSRLAEEAQILMAPHNASGPVHLAALFQADAVISNFLVQEAWGLERMDRYVEHDLTLTDGHVRLSDRPGLGIRVKETDIAKLRYDADMSYRQYRHADGSWKGW; encoded by the coding sequence ATGAAAATCACCGGATTGAAGACCTACATGTTCAACGTGCCGACCGGAAGTCCTCCCCCCAGGAAGGGAGTCCGACGGAGCATCGCCAGCACCTTCAAGACCTGGCTGTTCCTGAAGATCGAGACCGATACGGAACTCTCGGGCTGGGGCGAGGGGAGCATCGAATGGCTCTCGCCGGTAATCAGGACGACGCTGGAGGGCTGGCGGGAACTCCTGGTGGGGCAGGACCCGCTCAACGTGGTCGCTCTCTGCGACGACATCTCGGACCGCCTCCCCTGGAAGGGGGGACCGGTCCTGGGTACGGCCCTGGCGGCGGTGAACATGGCCCTCTACGACATCGCCGGAAAAGCCTGGGGGGTCCCGGTCTACCAGATCCTGGGCGGCCGGAAGCGGGACCGCATCCGCGTCTACCATGGCGGCATCAGCTTCGAATCCGTCCAGGAAGCCGTGGCCAAGGCGCGGGCCGCCGTCGCCTCGGGCGTTCGAGGTCTCAAGGGGAACCCTCTGGAGATGCGGACGTGGCCCATGGACCGGGCCGCCTTGGACGAGTGCGTCCGAATCGTGGCGGCGGTCCGGGAGGAGGTGGGACCGGAGATCGACCTGATGCTGGACACCCACGGCAGTCCCAATCCGGCCCTGGCCATCGCCTTCGCCGAAGCCGTGGCGCCCTACAAGCCGCTCTTCCTGGAGGAGCCTTGCAAGGTCGGGTCCATCGCGGCGCTCAAGGAGATCTCGGCGCGCAGTCCGGTTCCCATCGCCACCGGGGAAAAATTCTTCTCCTACCGGGAGTTCAAGGAAGTCATCGATGCCCGCGCCTGCGCCTTTCTCCAGCCCGACCTGAGCCATGCCTTCGGAATCACCCAGTTCCTGGCCGTCTCGCGCCTGGCCGAGGAGGCGCAGATCCTGATGGCGCCCCACAACGCGTCGGGACCGGTCCATTTGGCAGCCCTGTTTCAGGCGGACGCCGTCATCTCCAATTTTCTGGTCCAGGAAGCCTGGGGATTGGAGCGGATGGACCGGTACGTGGAGCACGACCTCACGCTGACAGACGGCCACGTCCGGCTCAGCGACCGGCCCGGCCTCGGGATCCGGGTCAAGGAAACCGACATCGCCAAGCTCCGCTATGACGCCGACATGTCCTACCGCCAGTACCGTCACGCCGACGGCAGTTGGAAGGGTTGGTAG